One part of the Solanum dulcamara chromosome 3, daSolDulc1.2, whole genome shotgun sequence genome encodes these proteins:
- the LOC129882774 gene encoding glutathione reductase, chloroplastic, whose amino-acid sequence MATSLSSPKLSSTLSSPTFHTLYKTKFSNFSLLSLSNPIKPLHFNFLSHPRTSSLSYGRRFTTPRAESSNGDEPPRHYDFDLFTIGAGSGGVRASRFASNFGASVAVCELPFSTISSDTTGGVGGTCVLRGCVPKKLLVYASKYSHEFEESCGFGWNYDAEPKHDWSTLIANKNAELQRLTGIYKNILKNADVTLIEGRGKVVDPHTVDVDGKLYSAKNILISVGGRPFIPDIPGSEYAIDSDAALDLPTKPNKIAIVGGGYIALEFAGIFNGLKSEVHVFIRQKKVLRGFDEEIRDFVCEQMSLRGIEFHTEESPQSIVKSADGSLSLKTTKGTVEGFSHVMFATGRRPNTKNLGLDTVGVKMSKNGAIEIDEYSRTSVPSIWAVGDVTDRINLTPVALMEGGALAKTIFAGEATKPDYRNVPCAVFSQPPIGLVGLTEEQAIKEYGDIDVYTANFRPLKATISGLPDRAFMKLIVCSKSSKVLGLHMCGEDAPEIVQGFAVAVKAGLTKADFDATVGIHPTAAEEFVTMRTPTRKVRSSPSEGKAEHDTKVAAGL is encoded by the exons ATGGCTACATCTTTGAGCTCACCAAAGCTCAGTTCAACTCTTTCTTCTCCAACTTTTCATACTCTCTACAAGACCAAATTCTCcaatttctctcttctttctctctctaaccCAATCAAGCCTCTCCACTTCAATTTTCTCTCTCATCCCCGTACCTCATCATTATCTTATGGCCGCCGTTTCACTACCCCTCGTGCTGAGTCCTCCAATGGGGATGAACCTCCTCGCCATTACGATTTCGACCTGTTCACTATAGGTGCTGGTAGTGGTGGCGTTAGGGCTTCTCGTTTTGCGTCTAATTTTGGGGCTTCTGTTGCCGTTTGTGAGCTTCCTTTCTCAACTATATCTTCTGATACAACTGGCGGCGTCGGTGGCAC GTGTGTGCTTCGTGGATGTGTACCCAAGAAATTACTTGTGTATGCATCAAAATATTCTCATGAGTTTGAGGAGAGTTGTGGTTTTGGATGGAACTATGATGCGGAACCTAAACATGATTGGAGCACCCTCATTGCTAATAAAAATGCCGAGTTGCAGCGCCTCACGGGAATTTACAAGAATATTCTGAAGAATGCGGATGTTACTCTGATTGAAGGGCGAGGAAAG GTTGTGGATCCTCATACGGTGGATGTGGATGGTAAGCTCTACTCGGCTAAGAACATACTTATTTCAGTTGGGGGCCGCCCATTTATCCCAGACATTCCTGGAAGCGAGTATGCTATAGATTCTGATGCTGCCCTTGACTTGCCAACGAAGCCTAACAAAATTGCCATTGTTGGAGGCGGTTATATTGCACTTGAATTTGCTGGAATCTTCAATGGCTTGAAAAGTGAGGTCCATGTTTTTATTCGACAAAAGAAGGTTTTGAGAGGCTTTGATGAAGAA ATTAGGGATTTTGTTTGTGAACAGATGTCATTGAGAGGAATTGAGTTCCATACCGAGGAGTCGCCTCAGTCTATTGTCAAGTCAGCAGATGGCTCACTGTCTTTAAAGACTACCAAAGGAACAGTTGAAGGTTTCTCTCATGTCATGTTTGCAACAGGACGAAGACCAAATACAAAG AATTTAGGATTAGATACAGTGGGAGTGAAAATGTCAAAGAATGGAGCCATAGAG ATTGACGAGTATTCTCGTACATCAGTGCCATCAATTTGGGCAGTTGGAGATGTTACTGATAGAATTAATCTAACTCCAGTTGCTTTGATGGAGGGAGGAGCATTGGCAAAAACTATTTTTGCTGGTGAAGCCACAAAACCCGATTATAG GAACGTACCATGTGCAGTATTTTCCCAGCCACCTATTGGACTAGTTGGCCTGACAGAAGAACAG GCCATCAAAGAATATGGTGACATTGATGTTTATACAGCAAATTTTAGGCCATTAAAGGCTACTATTTCTGGTCTTCCAGATCGGGCTTTCATGAAACTAATAGTATGTTCTAAGTCTAGCAAAGTTCTAGGTTTGCACATGTGTGGAGAAGATGCACCAGAAATTGTACAG GGATTTGCGGTTGCAGTCAAAGCAGGGTTGACCAAGGCAGACTTTGATGCCACTGTGGGTATTCACCCTACCGCAGCAGAGGAGTTTGTCACCATGCGAACCCCTACAAGAAAGGTTCGAAGCAGTCCATCTGAG GGTAAGGCAGAGCACGACACTAAAGTTGCAGCAGGACTTTGA
- the LOC129882773 gene encoding photosystem II reaction center W protein, chloroplastic-like — MATITACTTTSSVARASLVQRGSVSRPSSVLGLPSMSKVGKVKCSMEGKPKGESKLGMGESLMAAAVAASMSNPAAMALVDDRMSTEGTGLPFGLSNNLLGWILFGVFGLVWSLYTVYTSGLDEDEESGLSL, encoded by the exons ATGGCCACCATCACTGCTTGCACCACAACTTCTTCAGTGGCACGTGCCTCCCTCGTGCAAAGGGGATCTGTATCCCGCCCCTCTTCTGTTCTTG GATTACCATCCATGAGCAAGGTTGGAAAAGTGAAATGCTCAATGGAGGGAAAGCCAAAGGGAGAATCAAAGTTGGGAATGGGAGAATCATTGATGgcagcagcagtagcagcaAGCATGTCAAACCCAGCTGCAATGGCTTTAGTGGATGACAGAATGAGCACTGAAGGAACAGGGCTACCATTTGGGCTCAGCAACAACCTTCTTGGTTGGATCCTTTTTGGTGTCTTTGGTTTAGTTTGGTCTCTCTACACTGTGTACACTTCTGGCCTTGATGAGGATGAAGAGTCTGGATTGTCTCTTTAA